In one window of Chryseobacterium sp. JV274 DNA:
- a CDS encoding 2-oxo acid dehydrogenase subunit E2: MAEVITMPRLSDTMTEGKVAKWHKKVGDKVKEGDILAEIETDKAVQDFESEIEGTLLYVGVEEGGAAAVDSVLAIIGNEGEDISGLTGGAAAPAAGTEEKKSEEQPKAETAAPVAAEVPAGVEVITMPRLSDTMTEGKVAKWHKNVGDTVKEGDLLAEIETDKAVQDFESEFNGVLLKQGVEEGGAAPVDSVLAIIGPAGTDVSAVGAPKAEAASTEKPAEQKAEVKTEEKAAPAADSSSSDRVAISPLAKKMAQDKGVDIHSVQGSGENGRIVKKDIENYQPAAKPAASAPTANAAPVAVSFVQGEDTETPNSQVRNIIAKRLSESKFSAPHYYLMVEINMDKAIEARKEINSLPDTKISFNDMIIKATAIALRKHPQVNSSWAGDKIIHRGNINIGVAVAIPDGLVVPVLKNTDQMTYTQISASVKDMASRAKSKGLKANEMEGSTFSISNLGMFGIETFTSIINQPNSAILSVGAIIEKPIVKDGQIVVGNTMKLSLACDHRVVDGATGAQFLQTLRTYLESPLTLLL, from the coding sequence ATGGCAGAAGTAATTACGATGCCCCGCCTATCCGACACTATGACGGAAGGTAAAGTGGCAAAATGGCATAAAAAAGTAGGAGATAAAGTAAAAGAAGGAGATATTTTAGCGGAAATTGAAACCGATAAAGCTGTTCAGGATTTTGAATCTGAAATAGAAGGTACCCTTTTATACGTAGGCGTAGAAGAAGGAGGCGCTGCTGCTGTAGACTCTGTTTTGGCTATTATCGGGAATGAAGGAGAAGATATTTCAGGATTGACAGGTGGAGCTGCTGCTCCCGCTGCAGGAACTGAAGAAAAAAAATCAGAAGAACAGCCTAAAGCAGAAACTGCTGCCCCTGTTGCTGCGGAAGTTCCGGCTGGAGTAGAAGTTATTACAATGCCAAGACTTTCTGATACAATGACAGAAGGTAAAGTAGCTAAATGGCACAAAAATGTAGGAGATACAGTAAAAGAAGGTGATCTTCTTGCTGAGATCGAAACAGATAAAGCAGTACAGGATTTCGAATCTGAATTCAATGGCGTATTATTGAAGCAGGGTGTAGAAGAAGGAGGTGCTGCTCCGGTTGATTCTGTATTAGCAATCATTGGTCCTGCAGGAACAGATGTTTCTGCTGTAGGAGCTCCAAAAGCTGAAGCTGCATCAACTGAAAAACCGGCTGAACAGAAAGCAGAAGTTAAAACAGAAGAAAAAGCGGCTCCTGCTGCAGACTCTTCATCTTCTGACAGAGTAGCAATCTCTCCACTGGCTAAGAAAATGGCTCAGGATAAAGGGGTTGATATCCACAGTGTTCAGGGATCTGGTGAAAACGGAAGAATCGTTAAAAAAGATATCGAAAACTATCAGCCAGCTGCAAAACCAGCTGCTTCAGCTCCAACAGCAAATGCTGCTCCGGTTGCAGTAAGCTTTGTACAGGGTGAAGATACAGAGACTCCAAACTCTCAGGTAAGAAATATTATTGCAAAACGTCTTTCTGAAAGTAAATTCTCTGCTCCTCATTACTATCTGATGGTTGAGATCAACATGGATAAAGCTATTGAAGCAAGAAAAGAAATCAATTCTTTACCTGATACTAAAATCTCTTTCAATGATATGATCATTAAAGCAACTGCAATTGCTTTAAGAAAACACCCTCAGGTAAATTCAAGCTGGGCAGGTGATAAGATCATCCATAGAGGAAATATCAATATTGGTGTAGCAGTAGCTATTCCTGACGGATTGGTAGTGCCTGTATTGAAAAATACAGATCAGATGACATATACACAGATTTCTGCATCCGTAAAAGATATGGCTTCAAGAGCTAAGAGCAAAGGTCTTAAGGCTAACGAAATGGAAGGATCTACATTCTCTATTTCCAACTTAGGAATGTTCGGAATCGAAACCTTTACAAGTATCATCAATCAGCCAAACTCTGCCATCCTTTCAGTAGGAGCAATTATCGAGAAACCAATCGTAAAAGATGGTCAGATCGTAGTTGGAAACACAATGAAACTTTCATTGGCATGTGACCACAGAGTTGTAGATGGTGCTACAGGTGCTCAATTCTTACAGACATTAAGAACATATTTAGAAAGTCCATTAACATTGTTACTGTAA
- a CDS encoding DUF4153 domain-containing protein — translation MKTKFQETLSRANEVIFRYPMVLAVALLAAVGAICIVETELEQVTTYIKFTICACLGISLMFALKMVSQRIGKELLLHLCGVAFLIGFYCILPDKKNNFTEVYAYIIAITALLSHLLVSFIPFLQKDRELRFWQYNKNLFVNFFLTVVFTGVLTGGVELAILAVDKLFDFHFHHRIYTDTFFVLAIFGSSFIFLLFSDKGLNNLEKDGTYPVVLKFFTQFILIPLLLIYVAILYFYSFKILINWQLPRGWVSYLVLAYSIVGILALLLVHPLKEENAKSWVKIFSKAFYYTIVPLIILLFTAIFTRILEYGYTEPRYFVFLLALWLLSIVIYFIFNRKATIKFIPVSLFLFGAFALIFPYFNAFSVAKRSQKTELMNILNQNQLISAGKINFNKKVTDTIRNEIADKFEFLAERKQGEFLSSLLNKKDQNELSDNIEKGTFYSINYTIQNKFSDVNITVKNRPYELNRIVLVPEKQIIGIENYQYLLSFHRYSSDPQKLNEDQFELIDQLTDKSSLRLRLNSKEEVDFGPKIIHLFEENKNKNGTVKVPDIAMESDLGKYHVKLIFSEITKEKYSDNELASIYYENVYILIRLK, via the coding sequence ATGAAAACAAAATTCCAAGAAACATTAAGCCGGGCTAATGAGGTCATTTTCCGTTATCCAATGGTTCTGGCAGTGGCTTTATTAGCTGCAGTTGGTGCCATCTGCATTGTTGAAACAGAGCTTGAACAAGTTACAACATATATAAAGTTCACTATTTGTGCCTGTCTCGGTATTTCGCTCATGTTTGCCCTGAAAATGGTATCACAGAGAATCGGGAAAGAGTTACTATTACACTTATGTGGCGTTGCTTTTCTTATTGGGTTCTACTGTATCCTGCCTGATAAAAAGAATAATTTCACCGAAGTTTATGCTTATATCATTGCAATTACGGCTCTTCTCTCCCACTTATTGGTTTCTTTTATTCCGTTTCTTCAAAAAGACAGAGAGCTCAGATTCTGGCAGTATAACAAAAATCTTTTTGTCAATTTCTTCCTTACTGTTGTATTCACAGGCGTTTTGACCGGCGGAGTTGAATTGGCCATTTTAGCTGTTGATAAACTTTTTGATTTTCATTTTCATCACAGAATTTATACAGATACATTTTTTGTTCTGGCTATTTTCGGGAGTAGTTTCATTTTTCTTTTATTCAGTGATAAAGGGCTAAATAATCTTGAAAAAGACGGAACATATCCTGTTGTTTTAAAGTTTTTCACTCAGTTTATCTTAATCCCGCTGCTGCTTATTTATGTAGCAATTCTTTATTTTTATTCTTTTAAAATCCTGATCAACTGGCAGCTTCCAAGAGGCTGGGTTTCTTATCTTGTTTTAGCCTACAGCATTGTTGGGATTCTGGCATTGCTTCTGGTACATCCATTAAAAGAGGAAAATGCAAAATCATGGGTTAAGATATTTTCAAAGGCATTTTACTATACTATTGTTCCTTTGATCATCTTGCTTTTCACGGCTATTTTCACAAGAATTCTGGAGTATGGCTATACAGAACCGAGATACTTTGTTTTCCTTCTTGCACTTTGGCTGCTCAGCATTGTTATTTACTTTATTTTCAATAGAAAGGCAACAATAAAGTTTATTCCAGTCAGCTTATTTTTATTTGGAGCTTTTGCTTTAATCTTCCCTTACTTTAATGCTTTCAGTGTTGCCAAGAGAAGTCAGAAGACAGAACTGATGAATATTTTAAATCAAAATCAGTTAATCAGTGCCGGTAAAATTAATTTTAATAAAAAAGTTACAGATACAATCCGTAATGAAATTGCTGATAAATTTGAATTTCTGGCAGAGAGAAAACAAGGTGAATTTTTATCAAGTCTCCTGAATAAAAAAGATCAGAATGAGTTATCTGATAATATTGAAAAGGGTACATTTTACAGCATCAATTATACTATTCAAAATAAATTTTCGGATGTAAATATCACCGTTAAAAATAGACCTTACGAACTGAACAGAATCGTTCTTGTTCCTGAAAAACAAATTATAGGAATCGAAAACTATCAGTATTTACTTTCTTTCCATCGTTACAGCAGCGACCCGCAGAAACTGAATGAAGACCAGTTTGAACTTATAGATCAGCTGACTGATAAATCCTCATTGAGACTGAGATTAAATTCTAAAGAAGAGGTAGATTTTGGGCCGAAAATCATTCATTTATTTGAAGAAAACAAAAACAAAAACGGCACCGTAAAAGTTCCTGATATAGCAATGGAATCTGATTTGGGCAAGTACCATGTCAAGCTTATTTTCAGTGAAATTACAAAAGAAAAATATTCCGATAATGAGCTGGCCAGCATTTATTATGAGAATGTTTATATTCTGATAAGATTAAAATAA
- a CDS encoding BlaI/MecI/CopY family transcriptional regulator encodes MKINHLTAAEENFMKLFWKMESFYLKEVMEQHPEPKPHQNTVSTYLKILVEKGYLSTVKEGRIFKYTVLVPLEGYKKFLLKELSHTFFNNSGKEILELLLSQKLISQEDMKGYFDLKIEIKPAKVEEPKFEIAEEILSPKKEKRTKGKEKDKDKDKDKKKKKKKD; translated from the coding sequence ATGAAAATAAATCATCTTACTGCCGCAGAAGAAAACTTTATGAAGCTGTTTTGGAAAATGGAATCTTTCTATCTGAAGGAAGTTATGGAACAGCATCCGGAACCTAAACCACACCAGAATACGGTTTCAACTTATTTGAAAATATTGGTTGAGAAAGGCTATCTATCCACCGTAAAAGAAGGAAGAATTTTCAAATATACAGTGCTTGTTCCTTTGGAAGGATATAAAAAATTTCTATTGAAAGAACTTTCACATACCTTCTTTAATAATTCAGGGAAGGAAATCCTGGAGCTTTTATTAAGCCAAAAATTAATCTCCCAGGAAGATATGAAAGGATATTTTGATCTAAAAATCGAAATAAAACCAGCAAAGGTTGAAGAACCGAAGTTTGAAATTGCTGAAGAAATCTTAAGTCCTAAAAAAGAAAAGAGAACCAAAGGAAAAGAGAAAGACAAGGACAAGGACAAGGACAAAAAGAAAAAGAAGAAAAAAGATTAA
- a CDS encoding DUF6157 family protein, which produces MHHNKDKKVALFPIESKEYQDFLNDTSATKTKAMRSKRK; this is translated from the coding sequence ATCCATCATAATAAAGATAAGAAAGTTGCCCTGTTCCCTATAGAAAGTAAAGAATATCAGGATTTCCTGAATGACACTTCTGCCACAAAAACAAAAGCCATGCGCTCCAAAAGAAAATGA
- a CDS encoding heavy metal translocating P-type ATPase produces MEQQYKILGMTCSGCQKKISNQLNSVKGVQADVNLENNTATIISDHEVKLSVLNDALAEIGKYRLEDPNNPEKAFIKPQDRVSPSSVYYCPMECEGDKVYFKQGERCPVCKMYLVPIEEKLAKDPNHKPTFSATNLPGNFKDSIGKYYCPMFCEGDKVYDEKGDCPVCHMHLEPITEELIQKGGSHQHHSHSHAHHHDHHSHNHDAPKVTDEMAGRYYCPMYCEGDKTYDSNVGCPVCGMDLVKYPEKKTAKYTCPMHPEIVRDEPGDCPICGMDLVRMPDSGDDEEDETYNILKRKFITSLAFTIPVFILSMGGMFINFPFSHQIQGFIELALTLPVMFYSGWFLLKRGWVSFKTWNLNMFSLIALGVAAAFIFSIVALVFPDIIPHEIRGHNHEIPLYFEAVCVILTLVILGQLMEAAAHKKTGNAIKELMNLSPDEANLIVNGEEKKVLLSQVKIGDLLKVKPGEKIPVDGKITEGNSIVDESMITGEPVPVEKNIDDKVSSGTINGNQVFIMKAEKVGDETLLSQIIKMVNEASRSKAPIQKLTDKVSKVFVPVVILIAVLTFILWQFFGPEGKRTLFAFVNAVAVLIVACPCALGLATPMSLMVGIGKGAKNGILIKNAEALEQMNKVNVLITDKTGTLTEGKPSVEYIETVTGDQHQILKLAFSLNQNSEHPLSNAVIKRAKEESITSEKVDQFENISGKGVKGNINGKTAYLGNENLLTSHHIAIPESLKQKAVQVQSKAHTISYIAQDQQVLGFISFTDKIKESSKKAVKQLMSEGIDVIMMTGDNEHTAKAVADELGIKHFKANCLPEDKLNEVKRLQQQGKIVAMTGDGINDSPALAQSNVGIAMGTGTDVAIESAEITLLKGDILGVAKAKLLSEKLLKNIKENLFFAFIYNVLGVPVAAGLLYPFFGILLSPMIAAAAMSISSLSVILNSLRLNSVDLDKK; encoded by the coding sequence ATGGAACAACAGTATAAAATACTCGGAATGACCTGTTCCGGCTGCCAGAAAAAGATTTCAAATCAACTGAACAGTGTTAAAGGTGTTCAAGCCGATGTCAATCTGGAAAACAATACCGCAACAATTATCTCTGATCATGAAGTAAAACTTTCAGTTTTAAACGATGCTTTGGCAGAAATAGGAAAATACAGACTTGAAGATCCGAATAATCCAGAGAAAGCCTTTATAAAACCTCAGGACCGGGTATCACCGTCTTCTGTATACTATTGTCCAATGGAGTGCGAAGGAGATAAAGTATATTTCAAACAAGGCGAAAGATGCCCTGTCTGCAAAATGTACCTGGTACCTATTGAAGAAAAACTAGCCAAAGATCCCAATCATAAGCCAACTTTTTCCGCAACCAACCTTCCCGGAAACTTCAAAGACAGTATCGGAAAATACTATTGTCCTATGTTTTGTGAAGGTGATAAAGTGTACGATGAAAAAGGAGACTGTCCTGTCTGCCATATGCATTTAGAACCGATCACAGAAGAGCTTATTCAAAAAGGAGGTTCACACCAGCATCATTCTCACTCCCACGCTCATCATCATGATCACCACAGTCATAACCATGATGCTCCCAAAGTAACTGATGAAATGGCTGGCAGATATTACTGTCCTATGTATTGTGAAGGTGATAAAACCTATGATTCCAACGTAGGATGTCCCGTCTGCGGTATGGATCTGGTAAAGTATCCGGAAAAGAAAACCGCAAAATACACATGCCCTATGCACCCGGAAATCGTTCGTGACGAACCGGGAGACTGTCCGATCTGTGGAATGGATCTCGTAAGAATGCCGGACAGCGGCGATGATGAAGAGGATGAAACCTATAATATATTAAAGAGAAAGTTTATTACTTCATTGGCATTTACCATTCCTGTTTTCATTCTATCAATGGGTGGAATGTTTATCAATTTTCCTTTTTCTCATCAGATTCAGGGATTTATTGAACTTGCTTTAACTCTTCCGGTGATGTTTTATTCCGGATGGTTTCTTCTGAAAAGAGGCTGGGTTTCTTTTAAAACATGGAATCTCAATATGTTCAGCCTTATTGCGCTGGGTGTAGCTGCCGCATTTATTTTCAGTATTGTTGCTTTAGTATTTCCGGATATTATTCCGCATGAAATTCGTGGCCACAATCATGAAATCCCATTATATTTTGAAGCAGTCTGTGTGATTTTAACCCTTGTTATTTTAGGCCAGTTAATGGAAGCTGCCGCTCATAAGAAAACAGGTAATGCCATCAAGGAGCTGATGAATCTTTCACCAGATGAAGCCAACCTTATTGTAAATGGTGAAGAAAAGAAAGTACTACTTTCTCAGGTGAAAATCGGAGATTTATTAAAAGTAAAACCAGGTGAAAAAATTCCTGTGGACGGAAAAATTACTGAAGGAAATTCTATCGTAGACGAAAGTATGATCACGGGTGAACCTGTTCCTGTTGAAAAAAATATAGATGATAAGGTGTCTTCGGGAACGATAAATGGTAATCAGGTATTCATAATGAAAGCTGAGAAAGTAGGTGATGAAACACTGCTTTCACAGATCATTAAAATGGTCAATGAAGCCAGCAGAAGCAAAGCTCCAATCCAGAAACTTACTGATAAAGTTTCGAAGGTGTTTGTTCCCGTGGTCATTCTTATCGCGGTACTTACCTTTATCCTGTGGCAGTTTTTTGGCCCGGAAGGAAAAAGAACCTTATTTGCATTTGTGAACGCTGTTGCTGTTTTAATTGTAGCATGTCCGTGTGCCCTGGGACTGGCAACTCCTATGTCCTTAATGGTAGGAATCGGGAAAGGTGCCAAAAACGGAATCCTGATCAAAAATGCTGAAGCTCTTGAACAAATGAATAAAGTAAATGTTCTGATCACCGATAAAACAGGTACTTTAACGGAAGGAAAACCATCTGTAGAATATATTGAAACAGTAACCGGAGATCAGCATCAGATTTTAAAACTTGCTTTTTCTCTGAATCAAAACTCAGAACATCCACTTTCCAATGCGGTCATAAAAAGAGCAAAAGAAGAAAGTATAACTTCTGAAAAAGTAGATCAGTTTGAAAACATTTCAGGAAAAGGAGTAAAAGGAAATATTAATGGTAAAACAGCCTATTTAGGAAATGAAAATCTGTTGACCTCACATCATATCGCCATTCCGGAAAGTTTAAAACAAAAAGCCGTGCAAGTACAGTCAAAGGCACATACAATCTCTTATATCGCACAGGATCAGCAGGTACTTGGCTTCATAAGTTTTACGGATAAAATTAAAGAAAGCTCCAAAAAAGCAGTTAAACAGCTGATGAGCGAAGGAATTGATGTAATTATGATGACCGGAGATAATGAGCACACTGCCAAAGCCGTTGCCGATGAATTAGGAATCAAACATTTCAAAGCCAACTGTCTTCCGGAAGATAAGCTGAATGAGGTAAAAAGACTGCAGCAACAAGGTAAGATCGTTGCTATGACCGGAGACGGAATCAATGACTCTCCTGCCCTTGCCCAATCTAATGTAGGAATCGCCATGGGAACAGGAACTGATGTAGCCATTGAAAGCGCTGAAATTACTTTGTTAAAAGGAGATATTCTGGGTGTTGCAAAAGCGAAATTATTAAGTGAAAAGCTTCTCAAAAACATTAAAGAAAACTTATTCTTTGCATTTATCTATAATGTATTGGGAGTTCCGGTAGCGGCAGGATTATTGTATCCATTCTTTGGAATTCTGTTATCACCTATGATTGCAGCTGCTGCAATGAGCATCAGTTCCCTCTCTGTGATTCTGAATTCATTGAGATTAAACTCCGTGGATCTGGATAAAAAATAG
- a CDS encoding helix-turn-helix domain-containing protein: MKIFIKNMVCNRCIAAVETIFRNADVKTSVVLLGEAETETEVSPEKMQAIEKELLNTGFERIMDSSHQIIEKIKNLIIIKISDLDIAEDFLLSEFLSSKLHKDYSALSKTFSQNENITLEQFFILQKIEKVKELLLYNEFNLTEIAGKLGYKSVQHLSSQFRNITGFTPTEFKKLKEHNRKALDNL; encoded by the coding sequence ATGAAAATTTTCATAAAAAATATGGTCTGTAACAGGTGCATTGCGGCAGTAGAAACCATCTTCCGTAATGCAGATGTAAAAACAAGCGTCGTCTTATTAGGTGAAGCAGAAACAGAAACTGAAGTTTCTCCTGAAAAAATGCAGGCCATAGAAAAAGAACTGCTTAATACTGGTTTTGAAAGAATTATGGATTCTTCACATCAGATTATTGAAAAAATCAAAAACCTGATCATTATAAAGATCAGCGACCTTGATATTGCTGAAGACTTTCTGCTTTCAGAATTTTTAAGTTCAAAACTTCATAAGGACTACAGTGCACTTTCAAAAACATTTTCACAAAACGAAAATATCACCTTAGAACAATTCTTTATTCTTCAGAAAATTGAAAAGGTAAAAGAGCTTCTTCTCTATAATGAATTCAACCTTACTGAAATTGCCGGAAAGCTTGGCTATAAAAGCGTTCAGCACCTTTCATCCCAATTCCGAAATATAACCGGATTCACCCCCACTGAATTCAAAAAACTTAAAGAGCACAACCGCAAAGCACTTGATAATCTATAA
- a CDS encoding NIPSNAP family protein, translating into MKHLFTFFLIIAGCFTFGQKLSQENTSALPAPVHQLRIYEVPKENKQVFLDRFRDHALRIMKKYGFTIVSIWESEFREKTEFVYLLEWKDEYTMKTAWEGFMADKEWKEIKARTAKQYGNFVNEIEDRTLKLTDFSPEKKLLK; encoded by the coding sequence ATGAAACATTTATTCACATTCTTCCTGATAATTGCAGGTTGTTTTACTTTTGGACAAAAGCTTTCTCAGGAAAATACTTCTGCACTGCCAGCTCCTGTGCATCAGTTAAGAATTTATGAAGTTCCCAAAGAGAATAAGCAGGTTTTTCTGGACCGCTTCAGGGATCATGCACTCAGGATAATGAAGAAATATGGTTTTACTATTGTATCGATCTGGGAATCGGAATTCAGGGAAAAAACAGAATTTGTTTACCTGCTTGAGTGGAAAGATGAATATACAATGAAAACAGCGTGGGAAGGATTTATGGCAGATAAAGAATGGAAGGAGATTAAAGCGAGAACAGCAAAACAATATGGTAATTTCGTTAATGAAATTGAAGACAGAACCCTGAAACTTACAGATTTTTCCCCGGAAAAGAAGCTCTTGAAATAA
- a CDS encoding phosphatase PAP2 family protein yields MEEKQSSLLHKISKVISDFFNPLVSLIIFFIYMSIREYTLKDSMMYFIPILAMIIIPVVIWLVWNVKTGRYTNMDVSNRVQRKTLYIFIAVCVVAYLLFHYIRNGSVDLVMLFILILLFALQISNLFIKSSMHTAFNIFVAALFFSLNWKMGLLWLGIAALVGITRVILKRHTVKEVFMGAGIAFMVSFIYLYCNIQFQH; encoded by the coding sequence ATGGAAGAAAAGCAGTCTTCATTATTACACAAAATTTCAAAAGTCATCTCCGATTTTTTCAATCCTCTGGTCTCTCTGATCATTTTTTTCATATATATGAGTATCAGGGAATACACTCTTAAAGATTCTATGATGTACTTCATTCCCATATTAGCAATGATTATTATCCCGGTTGTCATTTGGCTGGTATGGAATGTGAAAACAGGAAGATATACCAATATGGATGTATCCAACCGGGTTCAAAGAAAAACACTGTATATATTTATAGCAGTCTGTGTGGTTGCTTATCTTCTTTTCCATTACATCAGAAACGGATCTGTTGATCTTGTCATGCTGTTTATTTTAATTCTTCTTTTTGCGTTACAGATCAGCAATCTTTTCATCAAAAGCTCGATGCATACCGCATTCAATATATTTGTAGCAGCATTATTTTTTAGCCTCAACTGGAAAATGGGTCTGTTATGGCTGGGAATTGCCGCTTTGGTCGGGATTACCCGCGTTATTTTAAAAAGACATACCGTAAAAGAAGTATTTATGGGAGCTGGAATAGCTTTTATGGTATCTTTTATCTATCTTTATTGCAATATTCAATTTCAACATTAG
- a CDS encoding acyl-CoA thioesterase — protein sequence MNYHTRKWVKPEDLNPNHSLFGGRLLQWIDEEAALYAIIQLENTKVVTKFISEINFVSSAKQGDIIEIGIEATHFGSSSVTLRCDVRNKMTHQTIITVEKIVMVNLDAEGNPSAHGKTQIEFVKDRLNSSL from the coding sequence ATGAACTACCATACCAGAAAATGGGTAAAACCTGAAGACTTAAATCCTAATCACTCTCTTTTCGGAGGAAGACTCCTTCAATGGATCGATGAAGAGGCAGCATTATATGCCATTATCCAGTTGGAAAACACAAAAGTGGTAACCAAATTTATCTCAGAAATTAATTTCGTAAGTTCTGCTAAGCAGGGTGACATTATAGAAATAGGAATTGAGGCAACTCATTTCGGTTCCTCCTCTGTTACTTTAAGATGTGATGTACGAAATAAGATGACTCACCAAACCATTATTACTGTAGAAAAAATCGTAATGGTAAACCTGGATGCGGAAGGCAATCCTTCTGCTCATGGCAAAACCCAGATTGAATTCGTAAAAGACAGGTTAAACAGCAGTCTATGA
- the pdhA gene encoding pyruvate dehydrogenase (acetyl-transferring) E1 component subunit alpha has translation MKEFSKEVYLKWYEDMTMWRRFEDKCRSLYLKQKIRGFLHLYNGQEAIPAGFTHAMDLTKDSMITAYRCHIHPMAMGVDPKRIMAELCGKATGTSGGMGGSMHIFSKEHRFYGGHGIVGGQIPLGAGIAFADKYFDRKAVNICFFGDGAARQGSLHETFNMAMNWKLPVVFVVENNQYAMGTSVKRTANHEDIYKLGLGYEMPCLAVDAMDPEKVAEAAYEAIERARRGDGPTFIEARTYRYRGHSMSDAEPYRSKEEVAIHKNDDPIELVKHRILENGWATEADLEAMDNKSRDFVEECIEFMENSPYPEAEKIYEYVYAQENYPFLDKLEN, from the coding sequence ATGAAAGAATTTTCTAAAGAGGTATACCTGAAGTGGTATGAAGATATGACAATGTGGAGAAGGTTTGAAGACAAATGCCGTTCTCTTTACCTAAAACAAAAGATCAGAGGATTTTTACATTTGTATAACGGTCAGGAGGCTATTCCTGCAGGATTCACGCATGCCATGGATCTGACAAAGGATAGTATGATTACTGCTTACAGATGTCACATCCATCCAATGGCGATGGGAGTAGATCCCAAAAGAATCATGGCTGAACTTTGCGGTAAAGCTACAGGTACATCCGGAGGTATGGGTGGATCTATGCACATTTTCAGTAAAGAACACCGTTTTTACGGAGGACACGGTATCGTTGGAGGACAAATTCCTTTGGGGGCAGGGATTGCTTTTGCAGATAAATATTTCGACAGAAAAGCAGTGAATATCTGTTTCTTCGGAGATGGAGCTGCAAGACAAGGTTCTTTACATGAGACATTCAATATGGCGATGAACTGGAAACTTCCTGTAGTATTTGTGGTAGAAAACAACCAATATGCAATGGGAACTTCTGTAAAAAGAACAGCCAACCACGAAGATATCTATAAACTAGGATTAGGATACGAAATGCCTTGTCTTGCTGTAGATGCAATGGATCCTGAAAAAGTAGCTGAAGCTGCTTATGAGGCTATTGAAAGAGCAAGAAGAGGAGATGGACCTACATTCATTGAAGCAAGAACATACCGTTACAGAGGACACTCTATGTCTGATGCTGAGCCATACAGATCTAAAGAAGAAGTGGCTATTCATAAAAACGATGACCCAATTGAGCTTGTAAAACATAGAATTTTAGAAAACGGATGGGCTACGGAAGCAGACTTGGAAGCGATGGATAATAAATCAAGAGACTTCGTTGAGGAGTGTATTGAATTTATGGAAAATTCTCCATATCCAGAGGCAGAAAAGATCTATGAGTATGTATATGCTCAGGAAAACTATCCATTCCTAGACAAATTAGAAAATTAA
- a CDS encoding RNA recognition motif domain-containing protein, translating into MNIFVSNINYATKEYELHDLFAEFGDVSSAKIVTDRETGRSRGFGFVEMGDEEGQQAIEALNQKEFNGKALNVSEAKPREEKPRRSFDNNRGGGYGGGNNNRGGGYGGGNNNRGGGGGNRW; encoded by the coding sequence ATGAACATTTTTGTTTCAAACATCAATTACGCAACTAAAGAGTATGAGTTGCACGATCTATTCGCAGAATTTGGTGATGTATCATCAGCTAAAATCGTTACAGACAGAGAAACTGGTCGTTCTAGAGGTTTCGGTTTCGTAGAGATGGGTGATGAAGAAGGACAGCAGGCTATTGAAGCTCTTAATCAAAAAGAATTCAACGGAAAAGCTCTAAACGTATCTGAGGCTAAGCCTAGAGAAGAAAAACCAAGAAGAAGCTTCGACAACAACCGTGGCGGAGGTTATGGTGGTGGTAACAACAACCGTGGCGGAGGCTATGGTGGTGGTAACAACAACCGTGGCGGAGGCGGCGGAAATCGTTGGTAA